AGACCGCAAGGACCTACAGTGGACAGCAAACACAGCTTGAAAGATTATGCTTGACTTATTTAATGTCCTTCTGAATTGTGTTCTGATAACCCCAGGACTAAGCATAAGGCAAAACCTGGCATGTATCTTTGGACTCTGCAACAATTCAGGACTCCTgtgaaaaaagtcccatgaaaatatgGTGACTGCAGTAAAAGTTGTAGGGGTGTAAAATATGTGTccaaccactaggtggcactgcgACGAAACTGCAGGCTCCCTCAGGTCCTGACTGCCATCAAAATTGTCAAGTACCAGGTCATTACGCATAAGTTTGGTGAAGATACAACCTTAAATAAATTAGTTATCTGCAAAAAAACGGCTCTCATTCACTGAAATCTCTCCGCTCTCTACTCacttttaagtgaaaataacaaataaccacagCGTGGCGCTacgaaaaaattgtgcatgcaacgtCAGGTCATGACTTTGTTAAATTTAGCTAGTATCATGGCTAAACACTTTAGTTTATTGAAAAAATAGTCAATGTCACAGGTTTTGTtaaattatgaggccaactagtggtgcaggcatattattttttgggtattgcctcagactctgatcagacatcagcgtatcaaatctggtgaaaaaatgtcatttcattgtggagttataaccatttatgtgtagaaaacacaaaaattgaatgtaattttttgtttttttgcaattttcggccatttctgatggaaattttaacataacgccaatggagttttttgttcagaaggtaatgtaatgttcttcctatggtgttttcgagtcgatcggaataaccctcgcggagttattcacgcatTTCACTCCCTCCAGGAAATAAACGACACCGTTGTTCTGATTACTGATGGATTTATTGCCTTGTCATCCATTTCTCCGTCATCACATTAACCGGCAATGAAAACCACCGTCAAACTACAGTATGACAATGTAAAAGACAAACACGTTCACATATGCTATAAAACGTAAGTACAAATACACTTAGCCAATTCAAACGTAATATACACATACCTCGCTGGCTGCACATAACCAAGAGGGAATGAGTTCCCTTGAAATACCCgttcaaaacacaaaaatgagACACATCTTCCTTAATCCTTTGCTTAAaaacacaaaaggaaaaaacatcttTAGTTATTTGCTCAAATCCGAGCACGTCTTATAGTAGACGTAACTCTTTTAATACACGAACAGAGAAATAACTTCTCACCAGAACCTTTCCTGTTGCACCTGAAAAAATGTCCGTGTGCAACGCAAACTCGTTAGTTCCTCGTTAACGTCAGTACTCATTATTCATGAAAAGACTTaacaaattaaacaaacatGTTAAATAACAGAAATAATATGTATGACATTTATACTCCCACCAAATGACTATTTTGTCATTTCACCTCACAATTTAAACCCTTTCACACTTTAATTTCAACCATACAGTATGCCCTTAAAACTTACAGTAacataaaatactgtatttatgAAATGGCAACCATAACCTTTACTCTGCTTCAAGCAATACAACTGTCTTTTGTACAGGCCTATCAAGGTAGACTGGCTTGGTAATGCGTCTTCCCTGGCTGTCTAAGGTCGAGTCACTGATCAACAATTTCACCTTTCGAACTATTCCATCAGTGCTCGGATACACCTCTGTCACCCTTGCCAATCTCCATTGGTTACGTGGAGAACTGTCCTCCTGCAGGATGACAATGTCATTAACCtttgtatttcttttttctttctgccACATTTGCCTTTGCTGAAGATTAAGGAGATACTCCTTCTTCCACCTTGTCCAAAATTCGTTCGCCAAGAACTGCACCTGGCGCCATCTCTTGCGCAAGTATAGATCTGGACTCACAAACTCACCAGGAGGTGGGAATATTATGTTTGACTTCATCATGAGAATGTGATTGGGCGTGAGAGGTTCAAGGCTTGTTGGGTCATTCAAATGCTCGATTGTCAGAGGTCTGCTATTTATAATAGCCATTACTTCATACAGAAAGGTTCTGAGTGAGGCACTGTCGAGTCGTTTAGCAGACTGGTCGAGGATTACGGTCAAGACACTTCTGATCGTCCTTATTTGCCTCTCCCATACGCCTCCCATATGGCTTGCTGAAGGGAAGTTCATTATGAACTCACATCCATATTTCTTTAACTGTTCATGATCCAAATCCTTCATTGCCTTCATGAACTCTCCTCTTGCACCTACGAAGTTAGTGCCTTGATCACATCTCAACTGTCTCACATGGCCGCGTATAGCGATGAATCCACGCAATGCattgataaaagcatctgtaGTGAGGTCATCAAGCATTTCAATATGTATGGCTCTAGAGCACATACAGGTGAAAATAAGACCATACTTCTTCAGTTCTTTCCTTGCTTCCTTCACATAGAACGGTCCAAAGCAGTCTATACCACAATATGTGAAAGGAGGTGTCATTTCCATTCTTTCTTCTGGCAAATCTGCCATTTTTGGATCTTGTGTGCTCCTTCTGTACCTTCTGCATGTTGTGCACTTGTGAATATGTGAGGCAACTGCACTGCTGCATCCTATTACCCATACTCCATTGGATCGCAATTCATTTGCAGTTATTCCTCTTCCTTGATGACGCACCTTTTCATGGTAGTGCTTGATTAGCAACGACGATACATGACTCCTATTTGGCACAATGGCAGGATGCTTGACATGAGGATGAAGAACAGATCTTATCAAACGTCCTCCAACCCTAAGCACATCATGTTCATCTACAAACGGACTCAGTTTGTATAGTTTGTTTACTTTGTCTTTAGGGTTTACTTCCTTGCCTTGCTTTATACTTCTGATTTCACTGCTGAATGCTTCCCTCTGTACCAACTTGATTATAAACAGCTCTGCTTCCTTTCTTTCCTCAATACTTGTAGATCCACTTACTTTCTCTTTGATGCCCTTGATCTGCTTAGCATGGCGCTTTAGAAAGGCAATAGCCTTCACAGCTCTTTTCCAGTCAGAGAACTTTGTTAAGCGATCTAACAATGACCTCTCCTCCATCAACTTGGTGGTGAGCACCAGGGCCTTTCTAAGTTCAGGATCATCATCATAGACTTCTCCCACCATAACATCTCTTCTGGGTAGATCTCTTTCCCATAAAAAATCTGGGCCAGTGAACCAATTTGAAGCAACAAGCTGATCTGCGGAGAGACCTCTCGACGCGTGATCCGCAGGATTATCTTCAGACCTTACAAAGTGCCATTGTGCAGGATCTGTAGTGGACTTGATTCTTTGGATTCTGTTCGCTACAAACACATGAAACCGTCTGGCATCATTGTTTATGTAGCCGAGGACGACCTTTGAGTCAGTCCAAAAATGTTCTTGAAGACCCTCTATTTCAAGCTCATTTCTGAGCATAACACTCGTTTTTGCTGCTACAACTGCAGCCGTCAACTCAAGCCGTGGCACTGTGGTTACTTTGGTAGGAGCAACCCGTGCTTTTCCCATGACTAGTGTGCAGTGAACATCTCCCTTGACATCGACTGCTCTGAGGTAAGTACATTCCCCATAACCGGTGACACTTGCATCGGAGAAGTGGTGAAGTTCGTACTGCTTGACATCTTTGAAGCTATCTGGGATATAACATCTTTTGATCCTTACATTAGATAAGTTTCGAAGATCTTGTAGCCAGATTTCCCATTGTGCTCTTAGCTCTAGTGGGAGCTCCTCATCCCAAGTTACTTTGTCTCTACAGAGTTGTTGTAGGATCTGCTTTCCACGTAGAATAAAGGGCGCTACGAACCCCAATGGATCGTAGATGGAAGCTACTGTAGAAAGTACTCCTCTTCTGGTATTTGGATGTTCCTTGATGGTCACTCTGAACTGGAAGTCATCAGAGGACACACACCATTGAACGCCAAGAGCTCTTTCTATGAGTGGCTCTCCCAAAGCCATATCCATGTCTTTGACACTTTCAGCACACTCATCCTTCGGTATTGATTTCAATACCTCCTTGCTGTTGGAGACAAATTTGTGTAGTCTTAGCTTGCCTGTGCTGCAAAGGTCTCTTGCTTCCTTAACCAGTTGGATTGCTTCAGCATCAGATGTTGCACACACCAATCCATCGTCAACATAAAAATTCCTTTGGATGAACTTAACGGTGCTTGGGTTAAATTTATCCTGACCTTGAGCGGCTAGATGTTTAAGTCCAAAATTGGCACATCCAGGTGAAGAGGCTGCACCAAATAGGTGGACTTTCATCCGAAAAATTGAGGGTGGAGAGTCTAGATCACCGTTCTCCCACCATAAGAACCTGAGGTAGTCTTGGTGCTCAGGCCTTACATGGAACTGGTGAAACATTTGTTCCACGTCACACATGATGGCAATCGGACCCTTGCGAAACCTACAAAGGACTCCCACCAGGGTGTTTGTAAGCTCTGGACCAGTAAGAAGTTGGTCATTCAGTGATGTTTCTTGGAACCTTGCTGAGCAATCAAAGACCACTCGTATCTTCCCAGGCTTTTGGGGGTGATATACGCCGTGATGGGGAATATACCAGACTGGTTGATTTTGAAGCTCTTTTTCAGGGACCTTTTCTGCATAGCCCCGAGCAATGATGTCTTTCATAAACCCCAAGTAGTCAGTGCAGTATTGCTGGTCTCTCCTAAGTCTTCGTTCCAAGGACATTAGGCGTTGAACAGCACATGATTTATTATTTGGTAGATTTGGTGTATCTTGTTTGAAAGGTAGGGGCATTTCAAAATGTCCGTCTTGCTTCTGTCCGATTCCGTCTTTCAATTTAGCCATGAAATGTAGATCTTCTTGAGAGAAGGTTGACTCGTCTCCGACACTCTCACTGAAATCAGATTCCAACATCTTAATTATGTCATCTGGAGTGACCATTTCACTGACCTTCGTATTGCAAACATAGTGGACTTCTCCTTTAAGCTTGACCATTGCATTCACTTCAGGCATGACTTGTTTTACGATGATGCGATGACTTACTCCAATTGCATCGCCGTAGTGTTCTCCTGGGTCACCATAACTCACTATACTCCATCCTAAGTCGGTCTTCTGAGCAAATGGCTGGCTTTCCTCCCCACAAACGACTTCTCGTGGCATTAAAGCTTGTGGGCAATTGTACCCAACCAACAGACCAATTTCGCAATCCTTTCGAGGCGCAATGTGGTCAGCAAGATGCTCCAAGTGAGGCCATGCCTTTGCTGTCTCAGGCACTGGGATGTGTGTGCGATTAGCAGGGATGAAGTCACGTGTGTAAACTGTTGGCACTGTTAACTTCTTAGAGGAAAATAAGCCCCTTATTTGTAAGCTGTTAAGTCTTTTACAGTGAATGATTGTCCCTTTTGATGACATCGTAGATAGTTTTAACTTCACTTGTTCAGTGTTTGTATCAAGAACATCTGCCACTTCATCAAGAATGAATGAAGAGTCACTCTGTGAATCTAACAGAGCATAGACGAGAACTTCCTTGTCTGGATCACTTGGCATTGACACGTAGACAGGCACTATTGCTGACGTCTGTGCACTGGTAGTATCTTGTACGACTCTGTTAGAAGTTGTTTCCTTTGTGACATCTTGTGGTTGAGATCTTTCCttagatttttctttctttggTTTTTGGTCCCCTTTTGAACGTTCTTCGTGCAGGCATGTGGGGTGCCTCTTTGAGCATGAATCGCAGACCATCCGGTTACTGCAGCTCTTAGACTGGTGACCAGGGCTCAAACAGCCGAAGCACAGCTTTTCACTTTGCATAAATTTTATGCGGTCAGCAACTGGTTTCTCTCttaatttatagcatttttGTAAGCTGTGTCCTGTTTTTTTTGCAAAACACACATGTGTCTATTTTCCTCTCAATGGTGTTTGTCGTGAAGATCTTGGCACCTACGGTTTGGTTCTTGGAGGTCATAACGTTCTGGCTCCTGATCTTTGCTTTATCAGATTCACCTTGCCGTAATGCATGAAAAGATGTAATGGGGTTGCACGCGATGCTAGCCTCCATTGAAAGGAATGCCACAAAATAACTGAAGCTTGGGAACCTTCTGTGTTCAAGTTGATATTGTGTGGCCTTTCGGTTCCATCTGGAGCTTAACCAGTCAGGTAACTTAGCAGTAAGTTTTTGATTCTCAACTCCATCATTAAGAATGTGGAGACTGTCATTGTTAGACATAGCACTTTCGCAACTGCGTAAAAGGTCCACAAATTTTCTCAACTCAGCACTCTCTCTTGGAGCTATTTTTGGCCACGTATGTAGTTTGTCTCGAAAAGCCTTGGCAATTACAAAGGGGTGGCCATATCTTTCATTAAGCAGGTCCCATGCTGCACTGTATGAATCGTCTGAACCAGCCAGAAAATGACCTTCTAGGGCTTCTCTAGCAGCTCCTCCCACATATTTATGAAGAAAGAAGACTTTCTCTGAGGTTGGAATATTCTTTTTCTCTATAAGTGTCTGAAATGATGATTTCCAGTGATTAAACTTGAGTGGATCTCCACTAAATATTGAAGGCTCTGGAATGGGTAGCCTGTTTGCTGTCATAGCTTCAGCTAAGGCCTTCACCAGCTCTCGCATGTCATTTTGAAGTTCACTTCTTGGAGTCTCATCTAGGAGCGGTG
This genomic interval from Misgurnus anguillicaudatus chromosome 8, ASM2758022v2, whole genome shotgun sequence contains the following:
- the LOC129430878 gene encoding uncharacterized protein, translating into MQSEKLCFGCLSPGHQSKSCSNRMVCDSCSKRHPTCLHEERSKGDQKPKKEKSKERSQPQDVTKETTSNRVVQDTTSAQTSAIVPVYVSMPSDPDKEVLVYALLDSQSDSSFILDEVADVLDTNTEQVKLKLSTMSSKGTIIHCKRLNSLQIRGLFSSKKLTVPTVYTRDFIPANRTHIPVPETAKAWPHLEHLADHIAPRKDCEIGLLVGYNCPQALMPREVVCGEESQPFAQKTDLGWSIVSYGDPGEHYGDAIGVSHRIIVKQVMPEVNAMVKLKGEVHYVCNTKVSEMVTPDDIIKMLESDFSESVGDESTFSQEDLHFMAKLKDGIGQKQDGHFEMPLPFKQDTPNLPNNKSCAVQRLMSLERRLRRDQQYCTDYLGFMKDIIARGYAEKVPEKELQNQPVWYIPHHGVYHPQKPGKIRVVFDCSARFQETSLNDQLLTGPELTNTLVGVLCRFRKGPIAIMCDVEQMFHQFHVRPEHQDYLRFLWWENGDLDSPPSIFRMKVHLFGAASSPGCANFGLKHLAAQGQDKFNPSTVKFIQRNFYVDDGLVCATSDAEAIQLVKEARDLCSTGKLRLHKFVSNSKEVLKSIPKDECAESVKDMDMALGEPLIERALGVQWCVSSDDFQFRVTIKEHPNTRRGVLSTVASIYDPLGFVAPFILRGKQILQQLCRDKVTWDEELPLELRAQWEIWLQDLRNLSNVRIKRCYIPDSFKDVKQYELHHFSDASVTGYGECTYLRAVDVKGDVHCTLVMGKARVAPTKVTTVPRLELTAAVVAAKTSVMLRNELEIEGLQEHFWTDSKVVLGYINNDARRFHVFVANRIQRIKSTTDPAQWHFVRSEDNPADHASRGLSADQLVASNWFTGPDFLWERDLPRRDVMVGEVYDDDPELRKALVLTTKLMEERSLLDRLTKFSDWKRAVKAIAFLKRHAKQIKGIKEKVSGSTSIEERKEAELFIIKLVQREAFSSEIRSIKQGKEVNPKDKVNKLYKLSPFVDEHDVLRVGGRLIRSVLHPHVKHPAIVPNRSHVSSLLIKHYHEKVRHQGRGITANELRSNGVWVIGCSSAVASHIHKCTTCRRYRRSTQDPKMADLPEERMEMTPPFTYCGIDCFGPFYVKEARKELKKYGLIFTCMCSRAIHIEMLDDLTTDAFINALRGFIAIRGHVRQLRCDQGTNFVGARGEFMKAMKDLDHEQLKKYGCEFIMNFPSASHMGGVWERQIRTIRSVLTVILDQSAKRLDSASLRTFLYEVMAIINSRPLTIEHLNDPTSLEPLTPNHILMMKSNIIFPPPGEFVSPDLYLRKRWRQVQFLANEFWTRWKKEYLLNLQQRQMWQKEKRNTKVNDIVILQEDSSPRNQWRLARVTEVYPSTDGIVRKVKLLISDSTLDSQGRRITKPVYLDRPVQKTVVLLEAE